One region of Gigantopelta aegis isolate Gae_Host chromosome 7, Gae_host_genome, whole genome shotgun sequence genomic DNA includes:
- the LOC121376837 gene encoding uncharacterized protein LOC121376837: MMPFQRRHSDYIIPKYILYLVLLLSPGLIDSQVSAGTTYSGKTSKKMSNTTNIPDANDISNSTGVVKNTTRGDNATYVSSPGAEFVEGIDRSASSPLVSSGQTLTTGSRRKPTVKPLTSDTLKPRNKTEHYQQTYDVESWLSEKNTTYLSGRDGNMFLGVAVFAALAFAIFLCIKVGSWLYDSDCLCCSTMCTSKRYVLVESGTKVMTKCYECCLKAVENGT; encoded by the coding sequence ATGATGCCATTTCAGCGCAGACATTCGGATTACATCATTCCAAAGTACATTTTGTATCTAGTTCTACTTTTATCACCTGGCTTAATAGATTCCCAAGTATCTGCAGGTACTACGTATTCCGGCAAGACTTCCAAGAAGATGTCTAATACAACTAACATTCCTGATGCAAATGACATCTCAAATTCAACAGGTGTTGTGAAGAACACTACACGTGGTGACAATGCAACATATGTTTCATCTCCTGGTGCAGAATTTGTTGAAGGTATCGACAGATCAGCATCAAGTCCACTGGTTAGTTCTGGACAGACACTCACCACTGGTTCCAGAAGAAAGCCTACAGTCAAACCACTCACTTCAGATACGTTGAAGCCTCGAAACAAAACCGAGCACTATCAGCAGACGTACGATGTCGAATCATGGCTTTCCGAAAAGAATACCACGTATCTGTCTGGTCGTGACGGTAACATGTTTTTAGGTGTCGCAGTATTCGCTGCCCTGGCCTTTGCAATCTTCCTGTGCATAAAGGTTGGTTCATGGTTGTATGATAGTGATTGTCTGTGTTGTTCTACCATGTGTACGTCCAAGAGGTATGTCCTTGTAGAAAGCGGTACAAAAGTAATGACGAAATGTTATGAATGTTGCTTAAAAGCCGTGGAAAATGGCACCTAA